GTTTTTTTACAATCGGATATTGAATTTGTCGCAGTTGAGATGTGCGATCGCTTTGCGAGTCATCCAATTTTTCAGCGCCAAGGTGGGGGAGAATGGTTATCAGAAAATCCCCTGGCTGTTGCTACCGAAAGAGAGATTGCCACTCAAAATAAGGGAGAACCTGTATATCGGGCGATTTTTGTCAAAAGTTAATACCTATCCCCAATTTTTGGGGGATATATTGGTGTAGAGATGAAGCTGGGTGGCATTTACGAAAATGTAAATTTTCATCTCCCAGAAGTGGATTAATCCTCAATCACTGGTAGGGTGACAGTGAAAGTTGTGCCTTGATTTTCCTGACTCTCTACGATAATTTTTCCTTGACAGACTTCCACACATTTTTTCACAATTGCTAGTCCTAAACCACTACCAGGAATTCTCCCCACATTACTAGCACGGTGAAAAGGTTGGAAGATGGTGGATATATCTGCTTCCGGAATTCCCATTCCCCAATCCTGAACGTGAAAAATTACATAGTTCTCTTCAGAACAAATACTGAAATGAATTTGACTGTCATCGGGGGAATATTTAATGGCATTTGCGAGTAAATTACTAAGAATATGTCGTAGTAAGTTTTCATCCCACAAACCCAGATTCATCTCACCTTGGGTAGTAAATATCAGACGTAGACGTTTCTCTTCTATACTGAGTCTCAGTTCTTGAATTAACTGTTGACAGAATTCTTGGAGATTTAAAGCAATTAACTGGCATTGAAACTTATCTATATCTGTTTTGCCAATAAATGAAGCCTCGTCTAATAATTGTGCCATATTTTTGACGGCAGAGCGGATTAATTTAAAGTGATTAAGTTGTTTTTCCTTGGGTAATTGCTCATAGTTATTCTGTAATAAACCAGCAGCGAGTAAAATTGTATTTAATGGGTTACGAATATCATGGGAAAGCATGGAAACAAATTCTGATTTAAATTGATTGATTTCCTGTGCTTTGACTAATTCCGCAGTTCTTTCCTCAACCCGTGTTTCCAAGCTATGATTCACTGCACGTAAGCTTTCTAGGGTTTGTTTCCTTTCGATTGCATAACGTAGCGATCGCACTAAGATTTCGGGGTTTACCTGTCGTTTCACCAGATAATCCTGCGCTCCTTGACGTACTGCTTCCAGTGCTAGTTCATCATTATTATTAGTTAAAACGACGACGGGAATACTTGGAGCCAGGGAAAAAATAGGTTTGAGAGATGCTAACCCTTCACTATCGGGAAGAGTTAAATCCAACAGGATGACATCAAAATCATATTGATGTAGTTGCTGAAATGCATCTCCTAACCGTTGAACATGAACTAAGTTAAAGATACTAAACTTGGTTTGCTTGAGAAATTCTTGTAACAATCGAGCTTCGGCAAGATTGTCTTCAATTAACAAGATTTTCACTGAGCATTCGCTAACCATAGTTACATAGTCAAGGGTGGAAAGTCTATTTATGGGAGCAATTATTCATCTCTCCATCGATTATTCCGATGGTAGGGTGACAGTTGATAACCAAAAGTCTTCAATCCCTTTAACTATTTGAAATAGTTGATTGAGATTTCTCGACTTGGTAATGTAGCAGTTGACGTGTAAATCGTAGCTGTGAAAAATATCATCCTCATTATGAGAAGTTGTGAGCACAACTACAGGAATTCGCTTCAGTTTGGGGTCACTTTTTATTTCTGCTAGCACTTCCCTACCATCTTTTTTCGGTAGATTCAAATCCAAAAGAATCAAGTCGGGACGGATTGCACCAACATATTCACCTTCCTGACGTAAATATGCCATAGCATCCATCCCATCTCTGACAATTATCACCTCATGGGGAATGATACTATTTTTCAGAACTTCTTGAATCAGACGAATATCCGCTTTATTATCCTCTACCAAAAAGATGATTTTGCGTTTTGCGTCCATTTCTGCGCTCACGATCGCGTCCTCCGACTGGAACCGTAAAGTAGAATGTAGCACCTTCTCCTACCTGTGACTCTACCCAAATTTTTCCTCGGTGACATTCGACAATTTTCTTGCATATAGCTAAACCCATTCCGGTTCCGGGGTATTCTTCACGGGTATGGAGACGCTGGAAAATAACAAATATGCGATCGCTAAACCGAGGATCGATACCAATACCGTTATCCTGAACAGAAAATAACCATTCATCCTCTAATCTTTCTGCACCAATGTGAATTTTGGGTGCTTGATGACTACGGAATTTAATCGCATTTCCTAGTAAATTCTGGAACAGCTGCATTAACTGTGTACTATCAGCCAGAATAGTTGGTAATCCATCATGGGTAATGACTGCATTACTTTCAGCTATTCGTCCCCGCAAATTCCCTAAAGCACGTTCTAAAGCAGAATCAACTTCAGTTAATTGGAACTCAACTCCTTGGACATCTACCTTAGAATATGCCAGGACATCATCAATTAGTGTTTGCATCAAGCTCACACCTTCCACAGCAAAATCAATGAATTCCTTGGCATCTTCATCTAAGGCTTCATGATATCGCATTTCCAGTAATTGCACATAGTTTGCTACCTGGTTTAAAGGTTCCTGTAAATCATGGGAAGCAACATAGGCAAATTTTTTCAATTCCGCATTAGAACGTTCTAAATCATGGGCTAATTGAGCTAATTCGTCAGCTTGTCGCAATACAATATTCACAATTGCTTTGCGTAATTCTAATGCTGCTTTCACTTCAACAGACTTCCAGGGTAAGGAAGTTAAACTCACTGTTTGCTTCCATAATTCAAAGGATTTCCGAGGACATAAACTAGTCTCACCATGGGACTGATTAACTGTAAATGCTTCCTGGGGATTACCACCCCAATTCACAGTTTGAATTACCTCTGGACGGAACCATAGGACATAATTGCGCTGGGAAATCGGAATTGCAAGCAAACCACTCCCAACCTGTTTAAATTTTTCCGCATCTGGATAAATTTGTGTTAAAGAATCAGTATAGAATATCTCTTCTGCCACATGATTTTTCAGCCACTGTAGCAAGAAATTTAAATCCTCTTCCTTTGGGGTATCTCCAATCAGGGTATACTGACCACCAAAGTAAATTGCTGCTCCTTTAGCGCTGACTAAATCCAGAAGATTCGGTTGATGTTTAATTAACCCCTCAATAAAGTTTTCATCTTGGGACATATATTCAATCAACCGTGACTGAATATAATTAAGCTGCATTCGATAGTCGTAATCTTCTGTTTCTTCCTTGACAGAAAGTTCCGAAAAAATTACTCTCCCTAGGAACTCACAAGCTTTGCGTAATTCGTAGGAAACATATTTTGGTGTTTGGTGGTGACAAGCGATTAATCCCCAGAGTTTACCATCCTTAATTAAGGAAATTGTTAAAGATGCACCCACACCCATATTATGTAAATAATCAGTATGACAAGAGTAGGGGCTTCTGAGAATAGAATTGGTTAAATCAAGGGGACGTTGATTAACAGGATTAATTGTGGGAAAGATAGTGACAGGTTGACTATGGGTATCAGGAATTAGACGAATCCAATTAGAGATAAATAATTTGCGAGCTGGCTTAGGAATATCTGATTCGGGATAGTGTAAACCTAAGTATGATTCTAAATTGTCTATTTTTTCTTCAGCAATAACAGACCCATGTCCATCATCATCAAACTTATACAGCATCACCCGATCAAATCCAGTCACTTTCCGGACTTCTTGGACAATAATTTGACAGAAATCATGTAAGTTTGATGTTGCTTCTAGTTGATTAATAGATGCCCTTGCTAAGTGATAAAAGCTGAGAAATGGAATATTTTCATGAGTGATAGCTGGTTCCAATTCTAAAATCAGCAAGCCATCCCGATTCCGATGAAATATAGCATCGAAGACAACATAATCTTCACCTTTTCCCCTTGCCCAAATCTTGGTCGGATTAATAAAATCGAGGCTGTTTTGGGCTAGTCCAGTTTTAATTCTTTCAATTTGAAAAGGGTCTAGTAAATCTTCTAGTTTTTGGGATAATATCTCCTGAGAAGAACGCCCGAATATTGTAGAAATATTACTACTAACTTGAATTATCTCTAATTCTGGTTCTGTTAAAACTAAAAGGATGCCATGGGGTTGAATTTGACCAGCTAGATGAATTGTTGGTTCTTTTAAACTAGTCAAATCGATTGCTTGCGTATGGAAATCCATAACCATGATTGATTCTCCTCGGATTTACGGAGCTTCTATAGTCGAATGTGATGATATATAGTCATAGGTGAGAAGTAATCCTATCTGTTTTCCTATTACTCTACCTGACTTAATCAAGAGAATTGACGAAATATTGAGGCTAATTTTCCTATAAGTGATTTTGCACTTACTCAGTGTAACAAGTAAAAAATAAATCTTGAAATAACATATATGAAAACTCCGTTATCTTTACACTTGACAATGTTGTCTTTTGTAAACTTTAAATACATTTAATTCGTATTTGTTAACTAATTTACTAACAAAAACTAGAAAACTATATGGGATTGCTAAAACATTTTTGAGAGAAAACATCTGCGAGTTCTCCTAGAATCCTGGGATCCGAACCTGGAAAATCTTGCAAGTCTGGTGTGAACTACTAGTTAACCATGAACCTATACACGAAATATCAAGGAATATTTTGTGGTGAGACGATCGCCACTATCTCCTATGCAAGTATCATCCTTTACTATCCCTAGGCGATCGCCAGTATTTAGTATCCCAGTTTAGGACATTCCCCCATTCCCCTCAGCCCAGAAATGGATATTATAGGAAAGTAGACAAAACTTAAAATAATTTATCATAATGCTGATTGACTCCTCTGGCTTGTCCAAGGTTAAAGACTCAGTAAAAGAGAAAGTATTGTTTGGTAACGAACCGAGTGCGGAATTAATCGCCATTCTCAGCGTTTATTTTGTCCAAGGGATTCTCGGTTTAGCACGGTTAGCCGTCAGTTTCTTTCTCAAAGACGAGTTAGGACTAACTCCGGTACAAGTTTCAGCGATGATGGGTGTTGTTGCCCTACCGTGGATTATTAAACCCCTATTTGGCTTTATTTCCGACGGTTTTCCCATCCTGGGCTATCGTCGTCGTCCCTACCTAATTTTATCGGGAATTCTAGGGACAATATCCTGGGTGAGTTTAGCAACAATTGTACACACACCCCTAGCTGCCACAGGAGCGATCGCCCTCGGTTCTTTAAGCGTTGCTGTCAGTGATGTCATCGTCGATTCCCTAGTAGTTGAACGCGCAAGAAGTGAATCCCAAGCAGACGCGGGTTCTCTCCAGTCACTCACCTGGGGAACCTCATCCCTCGGAGGCTTAATCACAGCTTATTTCAGTGGAATGCTGCTACAACACTTCACCACCAGCACTATCTTCTGGATTACCGCTTCCTTCCCCCTCATCGTCTCATCTGTTGCTTGGTTTATTGCTGAATCTCCCATCAAACGAGACTCCAGCACCCCCAAATATTCCCAATTTACCTCCATCAAGAGCCAAATCACCCAACTGCGTCAAGCAATTACCCAAAAAGCAATTTGGTTACCCACAGCATTTGTTTTTCTGTGGCAAGCTACACCCACCGCAGACTCAGCTTTTTTCTTCTTTACCACTAACGAACTCCATTTTGAACCGGAGTTTCTCGGTAGAGTACGTTTAGTCACCAGTATTGCCTCCCTAATTGGTATTTGGATATTCCAGCGTTTTCTGAAATCTGTTTCCTTTCGGGCGATCTTTGGCTGGAGTACAGTAATTTCCGCAGCATTAGGGATGACAATGTTACTTTTAGTCACCCATGCTAACCGTGCCCTTGGTATTGATGACCACTGGTTTAGTCTCGGTGATAGTCTCATTCTCACCGTGATGGGGCAAATTGCCTATATGCCAGTACTTGTACTTGCGGCAAGACTTTGCCCTCCTGGAGTTGAAGCGACTTTATTTGCTTTATTAATGTCTATTTCAAATCTTGCAGGGTTAGTTTCCTACGAATTTGGTGCAATGATTATGCACTGGTTAAATATTACCGAAACCAACTTTCAGCAACTTTGGCTATTAGTCATCATCACCAATCTCAGCACCCTACTACCATTACCATTTTTGAATTGGCTACCAACTAATGATTCCCCAACACTTTCACTAGTCAAACAGGCAACTGAGAAGGAAGAAGAAAGCATACTTTCTGCTTAAATAGCTCATCAAATTCGTGAAAAGTTTCTCTTTTTTGCGCTCTTTGTAGTTCCTTAAAAAAGATTTTTCACTAACAAAGACTACTATATCTCCGTTATCCTATTTCATATCTCTGCATTTCATCACAAAAATGTCAACTTCCACAAAAACATCTACACCAAAATCCTACACCCTCCAAGATTGGCAAGGTGGCTACGAATCCCTCAAACAGGAATTTGATTATTGGATAGAAGATATAGAAGGAGAAATTCCCCCAGAATTAAATGGAACTCTCTTTCGCAATGGTCCCGGATTACTAGATATTAATGGACAGAAAATTCACCACCCCTTTGATGGTGATGGGATGATTTCTCGGATTACCTTCACCCAAGGAAAAGCCCATTTTCGGAATCGATTTGTCGAAACAGAAGGATACTTAGCCGAAAAAGCTGCGGGAAAAATTCTTTATCGGGGAGCATTCGGTACACAGAAACCTGGTGGTGTATTTAGCAATTTCCTAGATATTAAAAACAAAAATATCGCCAACACCAATGTCATTTACTGGGGCGGTAAATTGCTGGCATTATGGGAAGGTGCAGAACCCCATTTATTAGATGCAACAACCCTAAAAACCCTAGGGAAAGAATATTTTCAGGGAACTTTACAATCTGGAGATGCATTTTCTGCCCATCCTCGGATTGACCCCTATAGTAATTTAGATAATGGTCAACCCTGTCTAGTTAACTTTTCTATCAAACCTGGATTATCTACCAAAATTAATATTTTTGAGTTAGATATTTCTGGAAATATCATCAGACGGAATTCCCACATTGTTCCGGGGTTTGCTTTCCTTCACGATTTTGCAATTACTCCCAATTACTGTATTTTCTTCCAGAATCCAGTGAAATTTAATCCCTTACCTTTCCTGATGGGAATGCGTGGTGCGGGAGAATGTGTCAAATTTCAAGCAAATCAACCAACCCAGATAATTATTATTCCGAGAAATCCCCAATCTGGGAAAGTAGAAGTATTAGAAACTAATTCTGGTTTTATCTTCCACCACGGTAACGCCTTTGAACAAGGGGATGAAATTATCATCGATTCTATTGCCTATGCATCCTTCCCAGAAGTTCAAGCCAACACTGATTTTCGTCAAACTGATTTTACCAAAGTACCACCGGGGCAACTGTGGCGTTTTTCTTTAAATCTGCGTCAGCAATCCGTGAACCGAGAATTATTGCTAGAACGTTCTTGTGAGTTTCCCTCATTACATCCTGAGCGAGTCGGACAGAATTACCGTTATTTATACATAGGTATAGCTGATACTGCCACAGGCAACGCACCTTTGCAAGCCTATGTCAAACTGGATGTGCAGCAGGGTACTCAACAAATTTGGAGTGCAGCACCCCGTGGATTTGTGAGTGAACCCATTTTCGTTCCTCGTCAAAACTCCACAGGTGAGGATGATGGTTGGTTGTTGGGTGTAGTGTATGATGCAGCTCAGAGTCGCTCAGATATTGTGATTTTAGATGCCAGAGATATCAGTAAAGGTACGGTGGCAAAACTGCATCTCAAACATCACATACCCTACGGTTTACATGGAAGTTTTACAAAAGAGGTGTTTGTGAAGTAATTCGTAATTCCTAAAACTAGGGAGCGAGATGCTCCCACTAAACATTATTTTACCTTTACCCATCACAGCTGATGCGATGAACCACCATACTAATTCTGCGAAGGGGAGAAAACACGCTGCTCGTAGAAGTAGGAGAATTAAAGCCCCAATTTGACTAAAAACTTAAATTTCATAAACCTACTTTTTCCCTCACTAAAAAAAATGAACACAGAAAAAATTCAGTATCTGTGTTCACCTGTGTGTATCTCTGGTTCTCTGATTTTATACCTTAGGGATGCTAAAAAAAGATAATGGGCTAAAAAAATGTAACGAAATTTACGAAAGTTATATTTTCTGGGAAAAATTGGGCTAGGCTAGCCATCACAATCTGGTATATCACCAGACCGGAGTGAGAAGAAATACTTATGATAGCCAGTTCTCTCCCATCCTGGGAAACAGCCTCTCCAGCACATATTTGCCCCTTTGACCAAGCTTGTAGTTATCTAGAACAGGCAGGAAAGGAGTTAAAGTTAGATGCAGGTATCTTGGAAGTATTGAGTCACCCTCACAAAGTTGTCACCGTATCTATCCCTATGAAACGGGATAACGGAGAAATTCAAGTTTTGGCAGGACATAGGGTACAACATTGTGATGTTTTGGGACCTTATAAAGGTGGTATCCGTTACCATCCGGCGGTGACATTACGGGAAGTATCGGCTTTGGCAATGCTGATGACTTGGAAATGTGCCCTACTGGGTATCCCCTACGGAGGGGCAAAGGGTGGTATTGCAATTGACCCGAAAAAATACAGTGTGGGGGAATTAGAAAGAATTACTCGACGCTATACCAGTGAGTTAATTAAAGATATTGGACCAAGTGTAGATATACCTGCACCAGATATGGGGACATCGGCGCGGGAAATGGCATGGATGATGGATACTTATTCTGTGAATGTTGGTCATGCGGTTCCTGGTGTGGTGACAGGGAAACCCTTGTCTATCGGTGGTTCCCGTGGTCGGGAAATGGCAACGGGGCGGGGGGTAATGATTACCGTGCGCGAAGCATTGGCAGATATGGGTAAATCCTTGCAGGGTGTGCGGGTAGCAATTCAAGGATTTGGGAATGTCGGTAGTGCGGCTGCGATTTTATTACACCAAGCTGGAGCAAAAATTATTGCTGTTTCTACTGGTGGAGGAGGTGTATATGATGATTATGGCTTGGATATTCCAGCCTTAAAAGCCTATACTGCCCAAAATCATCGGAGTGTTGTCGGTTTTTCCCCAGGGGTTGCTATCAGTAATGCAGAGTTATTAACTTTACCATGTGATGTATTGATTCCCGCAGCTCTGGAAAATCAAATTACAGAAGAAAATGTCAAGGAAGTACAGGCGAGAATCATTGCAGAAGCGGCAAATGGTCCAGTAACTTTGGCTGCTAATCAATACTTAGAGTCACAAAATATCACAGTTTTACCGGATATTCTGGCAAATGCTGGGGGTGTGGTGGTGAGTTATTTGGAATGGGTGCAAGGTCTTTCCTACGTATTTTGGGATGAGGAAAGGGTAAATCGAGAAATGGAGCAGTTAATGGTGCAAGCCTACAGGCAAGTTATGCAAGAATCAAAGACAAGGGGTATCCCCATTCGTTTAGCAGCTTATAGTTTAGGTGTGGGTAGAGTTGCTCAAGCTTGGAGCGATCGCGGTTTATATCCTTGACCACATCTACAAATCCCTTCTCCCTTTGTCAGGTTGTCCGATTTTTCTAGCTCATCCATTCCTGTTATGCAAAATGATCAAGTTGGGAATAATGTCCGCTCATCCACAAATGCTGCTTTGAATGATCAGCAGTATCGCCAAAAAATGCAGCGTCGCAAGGAAGTCCAAGACCAACGGATTGCCGAAGCAGTGCCAGAAAAGGGTTTGATTGTGGTGCATACTGGCAATGGGAAGGGTAAAACTACCGCCGCATTAGGGATGGTGTTGCGATCGCTAGGTCATGGTTATAAGGTGGCGATCGTGCAATTTATCAAAGGTGCGTGGGAACCTTCGGAAAAACGGGTGTTCAGTTTGTGGGAAGATCAGTTAGTTTTTCATGCGATGGGGGAAGGTTTTACCTGGGAAACCCAAGATCGCGATCGCGATATCGAAAAAGCTCAAGCTGCTTGGCAACGCAGTTTAGAATATATCCAAAATCCAGAATATAAATTAGTTTTGTTGGATGAGGTGAATATTGCGTTAAAACTGGGCTATTTGGAAGTTGAAGATATTCTCGATGGTTTGGCGAAAAAACCTCAGGATAATCATGTGATTTTGACAGGTAGAGGCGCACCCCATCAACTTATCCAACAAGCTGATTTAGTTACAGAAATGACTTTAGTTAAACATCCTTTCCGTGATCAAGGGGTAAAAGCACAACCGGGAATTGAATATTAAATACCTGCTTAAACCCATAAGTTGCTGTCACAGATAGTAACTGTCATTGATATTGATAGTTTTCTGTTGTCCTCAAATCAGGAAGCGAGACGCTCCCACTACAAATGTTTTGCACCTCAGGGTGATAGAACTACCTTCCACTACGCGATGCTCCCAAGGGGAGCCACGCAAAGCGCGATCGCTCTCTACTCCATTGGAATTTAACCAACATTAATGTTCACTTCAACTTTTGTAAAGCAAATTAGTAAAAATGTTCTAATAACTAGATAATCAAAAGGAATTTGTGGCGAGCATCTACCGAGTGAATCAATGGCTAGAAATCCTTTTGACCAATTTTCCAAACAGTTTTTTGAAGAATTTCTCTCACCATTAGGTCAAGTTAGAATCAACTATGAAATCCCAGGGGAAGCAAAATTCGTCGATGTTTGGTTTACTCCCTCCCCATCTACAACAGTTCCAGAGGATTTAGGATTACTAGGTAGAATAGCACAAACACCGTGCTTGCTCGAACCATACCGCAAACAACCAACCAACCCAGAAATCCGCAGTTGTTTATACAAGCTTTATCATCTGGAAGCTGAAACCCAACGGGAAGCGAAACGAGAGGAAGAAAAAATATCCGATGAGCAACTTCCCCGACTGTGGATTATCACGACATCCTGTTCCGAGCGTTTATTAGAAGATTTAAACGTAACTCAAGATGAAACTTGGGGTAATGGTATTTATTTTCTAGGGAAAATACTTCTAACTCGAATCATTGTTATCGATCGCCTAAATCGCACACCTGATACACTTTGGTTAAGAATCTTAGGTAAAGGTTTAACCCAAAAGCAAGCCGTAGAAGAAGTAATCGCTTTACCACCGCAAGACAGCAAACGCAACCAAATTTTAAAACTGCTTTACAGCTGGAAGATTAGCATAGAAGTGAATAGAGAAATGAATTTAGAAGATACCGAGGTAATTATGAACCTATCGCAAGCCTATTTAGAATGGGAAGAACAAACCCAGCGTCGGGGTATTGAGCAAGGTATTGAGCAAGGTATTGAGCAAGGTATTGAGCAAGGTATCGAACAAGAACGACGGCAGTTACTGGAAAACCTACTTACCGCTCGTTTTGGTGTGCTTGATTCCCAATTAGCTGCGATCGCCCCAACTATCATCGCTTTAAATAACCAAGAATATGCAGCTTTATTGTTACAGCTACCGAGTTTATCACGAGAGGATTTGTTAGCGCGGTTCACTCGATGATCGCCTAATTCCTCGTAGGGCGATCGCGATCGAAATTCATTCCACTACGCGATAGAACGACCTTCCGCTACGCGATCGCCTTCTAACTTATACCAATTTGAAAAAATGCTGAAAAACGGGGAAGATGAGGAGAAAAAATAGCAGACTCATTTTTGTTTTAAATACTTAAAAGATAAAGGTTTTCTTTATACGACATTTAATAAGAGTTAAGAAATTTTCATTGATTTCTACGAAGTAGAAAAATTTGACTTAGTTTAAGCTGAGACAATACAGATTACTTTCCAAATGTAGAACCAGTGAAAGGAAATACAGTGCTATGGGACAACTGTTTGGTCGAATGAAGCGACTTGCCAAGGCAGAACTTAACTATTCTAAGAGCGAAATCAGCACAG
The Calothrix sp. 336/3 DNA segment above includes these coding regions:
- a CDS encoding hybrid sensor histidine kinase/response regulator; translation: MVSECSVKILLIEDNLAEARLLQEFLKQTKFSIFNLVHVQRLGDAFQQLHQYDFDVILLDLTLPDSEGLASLKPIFSLAPSIPVVVLTNNNDELALEAVRQGAQDYLVKRQVNPEILVRSLRYAIERKQTLESLRAVNHSLETRVEERTAELVKAQEINQFKSEFVSMLSHDIRNPLNTILLAAGLLQNNYEQLPKEKQLNHFKLIRSAVKNMAQLLDEASFIGKTDIDKFQCQLIALNLQEFCQQLIQELRLSIEEKRLRLIFTTQGEMNLGLWDENLLRHILSNLLANAIKYSPDDSQIHFSICSEENYVIFHVQDWGMGIPEADISTIFQPFHRASNVGRIPGSGLGLAIVKKCVEVCQGKIIVESQENQGTTFTVTLPVIED
- a CDS encoding response regulator encodes the protein MDAKRKIIFLVEDNKADIRLIQEVLKNSIIPHEVIIVRDGMDAMAYLRQEGEYVGAIRPDLILLDLNLPKKDGREVLAEIKSDPKLKRIPVVVLTTSHNEDDIFHSYDLHVNCYITKSRNLNQLFQIVKGIEDFWLSTVTLPSE
- a CDS encoding ATP-binding protein; the protein is MVMDFHTQAIDLTSLKEPTIHLAGQIQPHGILLVLTEPELEIIQVSSNISTIFGRSSQEILSQKLEDLLDPFQIERIKTGLAQNSLDFINPTKIWARGKGEDYVVFDAIFHRNRDGLLILELEPAITHENIPFLSFYHLARASINQLEATSNLHDFCQIIVQEVRKVTGFDRVMLYKFDDDGHGSVIAEEKIDNLESYLGLHYPESDIPKPARKLFISNWIRLIPDTHSQPVTIFPTINPVNQRPLDLTNSILRSPYSCHTDYLHNMGVGASLTISLIKDGKLWGLIACHHQTPKYVSYELRKACEFLGRVIFSELSVKEETEDYDYRMQLNYIQSRLIEYMSQDENFIEGLIKHQPNLLDLVSAKGAAIYFGGQYTLIGDTPKEEDLNFLLQWLKNHVAEEIFYTDSLTQIYPDAEKFKQVGSGLLAIPISQRNYVLWFRPEVIQTVNWGGNPQEAFTVNQSHGETSLCPRKSFELWKQTVSLTSLPWKSVEVKAALELRKAIVNIVLRQADELAQLAHDLERSNAELKKFAYVASHDLQEPLNQVANYVQLLEMRYHEALDEDAKEFIDFAVEGVSLMQTLIDDVLAYSKVDVQGVEFQLTEVDSALERALGNLRGRIAESNAVITHDGLPTILADSTQLMQLFQNLLGNAIKFRSHQAPKIHIGAERLEDEWLFSVQDNGIGIDPRFSDRIFVIFQRLHTREEYPGTGMGLAICKKIVECHRGKIWVESQVGEGATFYFTVPVGGRDRERRNGRKTQNHLFGRG
- a CDS encoding folate/biopterin family MFS transporter — encoded protein: MLIDSSGLSKVKDSVKEKVLFGNEPSAELIAILSVYFVQGILGLARLAVSFFLKDELGLTPVQVSAMMGVVALPWIIKPLFGFISDGFPILGYRRRPYLILSGILGTISWVSLATIVHTPLAATGAIALGSLSVAVSDVIVDSLVVERARSESQADAGSLQSLTWGTSSLGGLITAYFSGMLLQHFTTSTIFWITASFPLIVSSVAWFIAESPIKRDSSTPKYSQFTSIKSQITQLRQAITQKAIWLPTAFVFLWQATPTADSAFFFFTTNELHFEPEFLGRVRLVTSIASLIGIWIFQRFLKSVSFRAIFGWSTVISAALGMTMLLLVTHANRALGIDDHWFSLGDSLILTVMGQIAYMPVLVLAARLCPPGVEATLFALLMSISNLAGLVSYEFGAMIMHWLNITETNFQQLWLLVIITNLSTLLPLPFLNWLPTNDSPTLSLVKQATEKEEESILSA
- a CDS encoding carotenoid oxygenase family protein, with translation MSTSTKTSTPKSYTLQDWQGGYESLKQEFDYWIEDIEGEIPPELNGTLFRNGPGLLDINGQKIHHPFDGDGMISRITFTQGKAHFRNRFVETEGYLAEKAAGKILYRGAFGTQKPGGVFSNFLDIKNKNIANTNVIYWGGKLLALWEGAEPHLLDATTLKTLGKEYFQGTLQSGDAFSAHPRIDPYSNLDNGQPCLVNFSIKPGLSTKINIFELDISGNIIRRNSHIVPGFAFLHDFAITPNYCIFFQNPVKFNPLPFLMGMRGAGECVKFQANQPTQIIIIPRNPQSGKVEVLETNSGFIFHHGNAFEQGDEIIIDSIAYASFPEVQANTDFRQTDFTKVPPGQLWRFSLNLRQQSVNRELLLERSCEFPSLHPERVGQNYRYLYIGIADTATGNAPLQAYVKLDVQQGTQQIWSAAPRGFVSEPIFVPRQNSTGEDDGWLLGVVYDAAQSRSDIVILDARDISKGTVAKLHLKHHIPYGLHGSFTKEVFVK
- a CDS encoding Glu/Leu/Phe/Val dehydrogenase; the protein is MIASSLPSWETASPAHICPFDQACSYLEQAGKELKLDAGILEVLSHPHKVVTVSIPMKRDNGEIQVLAGHRVQHCDVLGPYKGGIRYHPAVTLREVSALAMLMTWKCALLGIPYGGAKGGIAIDPKKYSVGELERITRRYTSELIKDIGPSVDIPAPDMGTSAREMAWMMDTYSVNVGHAVPGVVTGKPLSIGGSRGREMATGRGVMITVREALADMGKSLQGVRVAIQGFGNVGSAAAILLHQAGAKIIAVSTGGGGVYDDYGLDIPALKAYTAQNHRSVVGFSPGVAISNAELLTLPCDVLIPAALENQITEENVKEVQARIIAEAANGPVTLAANQYLESQNITVLPDILANAGGVVVSYLEWVQGLSYVFWDEERVNREMEQLMVQAYRQVMQESKTRGIPIRLAAYSLGVGRVAQAWSDRGLYP
- the cobO gene encoding cob(I)yrinic acid a,c-diamide adenosyltransferase — translated: MQNDQVGNNVRSSTNAALNDQQYRQKMQRRKEVQDQRIAEAVPEKGLIVVHTGNGKGKTTAALGMVLRSLGHGYKVAIVQFIKGAWEPSEKRVFSLWEDQLVFHAMGEGFTWETQDRDRDIEKAQAAWQRSLEYIQNPEYKLVLLDEVNIALKLGYLEVEDILDGLAKKPQDNHVILTGRGAPHQLIQQADLVTEMTLVKHPFRDQGVKAQPGIEY